Sequence from the Entelurus aequoreus isolate RoL-2023_Sb linkage group LG28, RoL_Eaeq_v1.1, whole genome shotgun sequence genome:
acggaacgtaatttaaatattgttgacggttttagaATGCATTATtggagtgatttagaggtagaattgattactgccattagctgcattgctagccaccaataatgagccaatttttacatgttagaatgcaaaaaaaaacaaaacacattttgtcttcttgtctctcataatgattgtgaatgataggcaaaattccccaaaaaagtgcagttcccctttaagtgccaCAGTGAACTCTTTTGAAACATGtattcatgaaaatatggagaagctggtgATGATGTGATTGATGTAAAAGCAACTAGAAGGAGATTTTGTTTGTGTTTGGCTGTATGTTAATCGAGACAGCATGTAAAAACTGGGGCAAACTATTGGTGGAAAAAGGGGAAtacgaaaaccgaggtaccactgtattttgtTTACTTTCTGTGTTTGATGTGTACCAGTTTACAGACAGACTTacgttacgtttttttttttccacttagtATACTACAACAAGGGTCAGACTACTAAAAAGAACATAGATTATGCCAAATTCAACATTATTaagaaatatatttaatttattgatcATTACCAAATAGTTATTGCTTAATTTATATACAGAAATTACAGTCAAAATTACATACGATTCAGTCAAAATTTTACTACAGtattaatatatttattgttaataatattTTCACCTATTCTTACTTATTTCTTTTccttttattattaacatttagtcataattttgtaacatttgtatttattattttcctTAAAATAGCACAAGCAAAATAATgtgttttaaactatttttggcttTTTGACGCTTCAATTTTTTCCATCACCTTCCTTTCTTTACACAGGAACTGGAAAAGCCCAAATGACCAAGTGTTAACAATTGAAATATTGTGAAGAAATGGTGTGAATGAATTATCAGTAATAGACATGGAGAAGGGGTAGGATTTTATATGCTCTGCATCTTCCTAATCCTTAGCAAACATGTGGTATTGGGTAAAATGTAACCACACAACGTTTGGCTTAGTAACTTACTGAGCATGTTtgaaacaaataaacaataaacaaccaTGGTTACAAGCAAACGGCTGGTTCTCTGATCTCAGAAGAATTTAAAAGGTTAGGGGTCGGAACAACAACAAACCTTTCAGCAGTACATGATTTATAACATGTCGCTCGAGGACACAAATACACTAAATTAACAGCACATCATTGAGCTTCAAAATGCAAGCACAAACAATGATATACATACACAATCCTGTTACATAcaaatgcatgtaaaaagaagGAGAAGTGTTTCGCATTCTGGGGATCAGGTTGCAAAGCTTAAACAAACACAATATTCATGCTTTTACTTTATTTTGCACAAATAACCTCAATAACAATAAACACTGCATTTTACCAGAAGAAagggaatataaaaaaaaaacactccaagAAATAAATGTAGGAAATTCAAAGGAGTCCAGTGAGAGCAACTGGTCCtaatgtgtgtgtaggtgtgttaaAGTGTGTTTGCAAGAAACGTGACCATATGGAAAACATTAGCTGTTGGCTGATTCAGCATGCTGGCATATCTGCGTATTTGCACGTGACTGAAAATGTTGCCTGCATGCCACCTCTTACCTTCCTAGTTAAAATCAAGCATCACACTTGACCTccatacacataaacacacacacacctggctgAAAGATtaccaaagacaaaaaaaacaggagAAAACAGCAGCTGTTACCGTGGCTTCCTGTAGAGGTGGAAGTCAAACATCACACACTGTAAAACAGACACGGCATCCTCTGTCCACATGCAGCCCAGATTTGCTTAAACGTGACACACTTTTAATGCTTGACGCAATGTTTGTGGAGCAAAAGCACTGGACTAAAGACCTAAAATAGCCCAACCCAAAAGGTCTGATTGtaccattaaaaacattttgcaaaGGGAGAAGACTTTAGAGTCAAAACTTACAGGTGTCAATTTGGTCatagactccatccatccattcatttgttaccgcttgtcccgttcgggtcgcggggggtgctggagcctatctcagctgcattcgggcggaaggcggggtacaccctggacaagtcgccacctcatcgcagggccaacacagatatacagacaacattcacactcacattcacacactagggccaatttagtgttgccaatcaacctatccccaggtgcatgtttttggcggtgggaggaagccggagtacccggagggaacccacgcagagaacatgcaaactccacacagaaagatcccgagcccgggattgagcccaagactactcaggaccttcgtattgtgagactcTTTTTTATGAAAATTAATTTATTTCTAAGACAGTGGTGTGGTATGATATGGTAAGGTATGTGATGGTAGGGTGGAGGTAAATGGTCTATAGAAAACTTGGGGAAAATCAATTCGAtagataataatgaaaataagatTCAACATTGCTTATCTATACACCAGTTATATCAGAATCCAAACCCTACAAAGTGAACTGGAGAGTTAGGCGGATACCTGTCTtagtttaggcaaggcaaggcaaggcaaggcaactttatttgtatagcgcttttcatacacaaggcagactcaaagtgcttcacagacaacaaagtgaaatgaaagaaaataaaatcaaaattaaaatgcagacaataaaagtaaaaacagtgcggacgttaaaagttaaaagattaaaagatttagctgaaagctaaggtgaacataaaagtcttcagtctagttttaaaagtagtcagagttggggagagtctgacatcttcaggaagtttattccagttTAGACAACTTCTATCAAAGGTGTGCCTTATTGTATTCTGCAAGTCTTGCGCCCGAATGTCGTCTTCATTGCATTATATGCTGCATCATTATTATGCTATTGTACATTCTGATCAGGACTTTTGGCTTGATTTACAGGGTAAAACTAGGATATGACAGAAGTGGAATTGTGAAGAGTTATCTACATTATAACAGTATATATTTAGAATAAACAACCTTGCATTTGCCAGAAAGGCACTGTGCATTCAACTGCAAAACCAGTTAGGGGAATAGAAGAGAATGAAGAGTCAACTTCAAAGGGCTTGAAGGGGGCAGGGATATGATTGACAAGTAGATAGGATGGAAACGCGCACGTTTTGGAGGGGAGTGGAGCCAAGGGGATAGTTGGGAGGGAAAGTGGGAGAGGAGTGAAGCTCCTGAAAGACATAAAAAGGCAAAAGACGACTTGGTTCTTTGCAGTCACTTTTGCCGGCAGCCACATCCAATGCTCTCCACTCCCTCTCTTCCTCCAAGCCTGCTCTCTACTCCTCTGCTGCAACCCTTCATTCATAGAGAACCCCTCAGCAAAACCAGTGAGTACTTCACCCAAGACGCACTCTTTGGGGAGATTCATAAATATCGATTCACGACTGAAAGCTTGGAAGTGGCATATATATTTGTGCCAACTAATTATTCCTGCAGGAATTGATGTTAACAACTAACATGTTCTTATGCATAAACTTAATTTGTCTGTTTGGGATGCATTAGTATCAAACATAACCATGTTTAGGAGAGGCATTAAGTTGTGCTGTAGAGTTACAGGCTGCAggaacatataaatatacatggaaCCTAACGCACAAAACCATCAATACTCGGACAGATTGTTCAAATGTATGCTGATATGGGTGGGTCTGATTGTGCTAATTTTAGTctccaataaaaatatattttgtttctgTTCTCCTTCCCTAAGTCTCCATCACTTTCCCACTAACCCCGCCTGATGATCATGGACACCTTGAGAAGCATCCCTTTTGCCAGTGAGGCACTCAATTTATTGATGGTCTTTATGCTGACATTCGGCCAAAGTGTTTATCCAATGCCGGTGTCGACTGACATCCCCATGTGCACTGCCTCGGAACCTGCCCAGTACAGCTTGACATTTACTGGCAAGTGGACTCGGGCGGCGTTCCCCAAACAGTATCCCGTCTACCGTCCCCCTGCACAATGGTCCAACCTTGCGGGTAAGTGCAGTTAAAAGCAGGCCGGCCTATTTCCAGTAGTCGAAAAATGGCTTCAAACTGAGACACATCTTGAACTCTGGCCAATCACTCGTCAAGCTGTTTCTCATTTGTCACACAATACGGGAGAAGTTTATGGGCCATGTGGATGTGACGCTAAAATCTTGATGACGTACATGTTTGAAGTTATTTGTGCTTGAAAGAAAATACAAAGGAGACATAATTGCAGGAGTTgattaaaacaaacattttgattggttgaaaaacaaacaaatgagGAATTGTTTTGTTTAATGACATTAAGCTTAGAGTGTCACAATATCTTATTAAAAAACAACGAATGTTAACTAAACAATGAGAAAATGAAAACAATTGTGCAAAAAAGGTTAAGCATGTCCTCAATGATGTAATGACCTTCAGATCTCATCTCATATCCATCAAGTATGAGAAAGCCATCTGAATTTCTAAACTCTATACCCCCAAAAGCATGAACTATTTTCAGGATTCAGTGTAAACTGGATATAAAGTTACTAATGTCTACTAATACTTGTAATAAATACAGGTGGTGATCCCCTCTTGTCCCTTTCTTTGCCCTAAGGGGTGACCCACAGTTCCGACTACCACATGTGGCAGCGTAATGGCTTTGCCAGCAACGGAGTGAGGGAGTTCACAGAGAAAGGCGAGGCTTGGACTCTCATGAAGGAAGTCGAGCAAGCCGGTGAACAAATTCAGAGCGTTTATGGGATCTTCTCCGCTGCTGCCGTCGTAGGAGGGACAGGCCAGAGCAACACTGTGGTTGAGGTCTTTGCCAGACATTCCTATGTAAGTCGCTCCAACACCTGATATCCTTATGACCAGGGTTGCAATAGCAGCCTTTCAGGGGTTAATATAAGAATAAAACCATGGCCTAGATACACCCTCCAATTTTGCATCATTCTTGGTTGAGTTATTTATCATTCAATAAACAGTCATTAGTGACTATCCAGTACAAATCAGAACAATTGTTTGATTCAGCAGAGGCAAATAAGTGGAGCACGATCAGTTCAGTTTAACTTTAACACTATTTCCATACATCAGGAACACTGTTGCGAGGACAGCTTTAGAATTCAAAACTATGCAATAAGGTATACGCACCAAAGTGAGTAAATGTGGGTTTAAAACAGTGGCTGCAATGTTTCCAGCTGCTGCATCAGTAAAAAGTACCGCAGGGCTAATTTATGTCTCTGCATATTATACAAAACTCAGCAGGAGTTGGAGAAGTAAAGCGTCCAGCTGAGGAGTCTTCAGGAAGGCCGTAAAGTTGGGCATATGTCTGACCAAGTCTGACGTTAGCCCTGGGCAGCAAAATATATGCATATTGTTCAAAGCTCTAATAGTAATAGAAAAAttacttgtttatatttgcaaTCTGTGACTTGACCGCAAGATAAACTGTTAAAAGTTATTGCGGTTCAAATGAGAATTAACTGAAAATAAACTGCAGTGTTAGTATTATGAGCCAACCAAATTCATAAAAGGTCTACTGTTCTCATCATGCAACATTGTTAGACAGAAAAAACAAGATTTATGCATCATGTGGTGATACGTAACGTACAGTATTGTCTCACTAATCTCTCAAATCATTTGCTCTCCATCTGCAGCTGTCATTTATTGTGCGGCTTGTTCCTAGCCCCGACTGGTTTGTGGGAGCAGACAGTATTGACTTGTGTGATGGCGACCACTGGAAAGACAACGTGTCGCTGGAGCTTTTCCCGTATGATGCCGGAACTGACAGCGGGTTCACATTTTCTTCTCCCAACTTTGAAACCATCCCTCAAGACAAAATCACACAGGTGGGTAATCTATAAAGGTCACTCTTTTAGCGACTGAACAAtaattacttacttacttaacaaCTATTCCAATGCTAATTATTGGCCTTCTTTCTTCCAAAGATAACCTCATCCTTCCCCAGTCACCCTGCCAACTCCTTCTTCTACCCTCGGCTGAAGCATCTCCCAGCCATTGCCAAAGTGACGCTGACTAAGGTAAAGAAGACCAATCAGATCATCAGCCTTCCAGTGGAACCCACCCAGTCCAACTTGCTGCCAACAGGAAATGATATCGAGGACAACCTTATAAGTAAGTCCAAGGAGTACTGAGAAACAGATAGTCGCAGACAACTACAACGTATCCGACCTGGAAACATGTATATGTTCTACAAAAGCAAAACTGTCAGTAAAATGTTGTTATTAAATTCATCATCAAGAAGGCACACAATTTAAGAACCACATTTCAAATGTTGTCTCTTGTGCATGACCAAAACCTTAAACAATGTTAAGAACCTACTGACCTGCATTGACGGGCCCATTCGAGTTTTGAAAAACTCAAAAAAGGGTCAGAAAGATTACAAAACACAACAACCCATCTGGTATTCAGTGTATGAGAGCCCTCTTTTGTGGAGCATTTGGGTCATCACCCCTAACAGGGTTCAAACGCTTATATTTCAACAAGACAGCTATTAATGAAGTGAAGCACCATTCAGTCCAAGTTGATTCACAGACTGTTAAGAGTTTATGACTCCCCATCTTATGAGCCCAGCTGCGAGCCAAATAGGAAGCTCAGTAACATACAGACCATCATACAAGTTAAGACAACTATGCAGCACTCCTGCTGGTGTTGGAGGGGAGGGCGACCCACATCATTAATCTCTTATAAAGTCTAAATTTGATGACATGACAAAGACATACAAGGTTTTATAGAAAATGATAATTATAGCAATTAAATTGAGTGTTCACCCACGCACTACAAGTTAGTTGTCCTGACAACCCATCAACAAACAATTGGCAGTACTTCTTAAAGGTAGTTGCGTACAACAAGCGAGAAAAACGGTTTGCAACAGTTTTCACTGATTCCTTGAGGTTGTGAAGATCTTTACTCTTTGGTCAGAAAGGTGACTTTTATGACAGCGTAATGCTATATACGCAAAAGTCAACTAATTTAGGCCAAGTTTAACAGACGGCATTTTAGCCGTTGGCTGACTAACATTGTTTCCT
This genomic interval carries:
- the spon2b gene encoding spondin-2b, which translates into the protein MIMDTLRSIPFASEALNLLMVFMLTFGQSVYPMPVSTDIPMCTASEPAQYSLTFTGKWTRAAFPKQYPVYRPPAQWSNLAGVTHSSDYHMWQRNGFASNGVREFTEKGEAWTLMKEVEQAGEQIQSVYGIFSAAAVVGGTGQSNTVVEVFARHSYLSFIVRLVPSPDWFVGADSIDLCDGDHWKDNVSLELFPYDAGTDSGFTFSSPNFETIPQDKITQITSSFPSHPANSFFYPRLKHLPAIAKVTLTKVKKTNQIISLPVEPTQSNLLPTGNDIEDNLINTPLDCEVSQWSPWGLCKGKCGDSGVQHRTRYVLMHPANDGTACPLLEEERTCAPDNCL